A stretch of Xenopus laevis strain J_2021 chromosome 8S, Xenopus_laevis_v10.1, whole genome shotgun sequence DNA encodes these proteins:
- the dusp9.S gene encoding dual specificity protein phosphatase 6 produces the protein MESICKTTAWLREELDSLSQNLRILDCRSRELYDSSHVEKALHVALPGLMLRRLRKGNLSAHSLLPGSPPTVRGVALLYDECTSSLESLEASQGDEQEPILVMLLHKLRKEGCQAYYLQGGFSKFQAEFPHHCETNLDCTSCASNSPLPPTPVLGLGGLSITSDCSDFESDLDREPLSGVDSEGMSPRNQAPSFPVQILPHLYLGSARDSGNIETLAKLGIRYILNVTPNLPNIFEKDGEFHYKQIPISDHWSQNLSQFFPEAIEFIDEAASHNCGVLVHCLAGISRSVTVTVAYLMQKLNLSLNDAYDFVKRKKTNISPNFNFMGQLLDFEKSLGLSSPEDNRPPGHSFFTSPSSDEVFELDSLDST, from the exons ATGGAGTCTATTTGCAAAACAACAGCATGGCTTAGGGAGGAGTTGGACTCTCTGTCGCAAAATCTTCGTATTTTGGACTGTCGAAGCCGGGAACTCTATGATTCTTCGCACGTAGAGAAAGCGTTGCATGTGGCTCTGCCTGGCTTGATGCTACGGCGGCTGCGCAAGGGCAATCTCTCAGCTCACTCCCTGCTCCCAGGGTCCCCTCCAACAGTAAGGGGAGTGGCCCTTTTATACGACGAGTGCACATCCAGCCTTGAAAGTCTTGAAGCAAGTCAAGGGGATGAGCAAGAACCCATTCTTGTAATGCTTCTGCATAAACTTAGGAAGGAAGGATGCCAAGCTTATTACCTTCAAG GTGGGTTCAGCAAATTTCAAGCTGAATTTCCTCACCATTGTGAAACCAATCTTGACTGCACAAGTTGTGCCAGCAACTCGCCCTTGCCTCCGACCCCAGTGCTGGGACTTGGTGGATTGTCCATCACTTCCGACTGCTCAGACTTTGAATCGGACCTTGACAGGGAGCCTTTGAGTGGGGTGGATTCTGAAGGTATGAGCCCACGTAACCAGGCACCATCTTTTCCTGTACAAATCCTGCCACACCTTTACTTGGGCAGTGCAAGGGATTCTGGGAACATTGAAACTTTGGCTAAACTTGGCATACGCTATATCCTTAACGTCACCCCGAATCTCCCCAATATCTTCGAGAAGGATGGAGAGTTTCACTACAAGCAGATTCCTATATCAGACCACTGGAGCCAAAACTTATCCCAGTTTTTTCCGGAAGCCATTGAGTTTATTG ATGAGGCGGCATCTCATAACTGCGGGGTACTCGTGCACTGTTTGGCTGGAATCAGCAGATCTGTCACTGTCACCGTGGCCTACCTCATGCAGAAGCTCAACCTATCCCTGAACGACGCCTATGACTTTGTCAAGAGGAAAAAGACGAACATCTCGCCAAATTTTAACTTTATGGGACAGTTGTTGGACTTTGAGAAGAGTCTGGGCCTCAGCAGTCCAGAAGACAATCGGCCTCCTGGTCACTCATTCTTTACTAGCCCTTCCAGCGATGAGGTCTTTGAGTTGGACTCTTTGGACTCAACGTAG
- the gnl3l.S gene encoding guanine nucleotide binding protein-like 3 (nucleolar)-like S homeolog (The RefSeq protein has 2 substitutions compared to this genomic sequence): MSRNKHKRPGKGTHRGKGRGSAQHGKNIKKDPGVPNLSHFKEQAKREAEQKKKRVEEMREKQKAARQKEMAKRRSLDTFQKDVMKRQREFEQKEADLRSLEKHEQLENENSRKAYYREFKKVVEAADVILEVLDARDPLGCRCPQVEQAVVQSGTEKKLVLVLNKIDLVPKPVVEKWLKYLRNEFPTVAFKASTQQQNKNLQQSRVPVKQASEDLLSTGACIGADSLMKLLGNYCRNKDIKTSISVGVVGFPNVGKSSLINSLKRARACNVGATPGVTKCLQEVHLDKHIKLLDCPGIVMATTTSDAAVILRNCVKIEQLVDPVGPVEAILRRCNKDQIIQHYKVSNFRDTLEFLAMLAKRQGKLKKGGTPDHEKAAKSVLTDWVSGKISYFTHPPETHTMPTHISAEIVTEMGKAFDFEALEMDNHESLSKVQSAPQGIVMEVCGLTAGVEEEVEDVELDESSGEDEKPTDSMEQDIDTEFGPMTVEIKAQKSKVQPETEQVVPKAPNLKEIQAIDPLQQGQALLAASKKRKKMQKRANKIATKLSDSLTLAMNFSLSDD; the protein is encoded by the exons GGTAAGGGATCAGCGCAGCATGGCAAGAATATCAAGAAAGACCCTGGAGTGCCCAACCTGTCCCATTTCAAAGAGCAAGCGAAGAGAGAGGCCGAGCAGAAGAAGAAAAGG GTGGAAGAGATGAGAGAGAAGCAGAAAgcggccagacagaaggaaatGGCAAAGAGGAGGAGCCTGGACACTTTTCAAAAAGATGTTATGAAGCGCCAAAGAGAGTTTGAACAAAAG GAGGCCGATCTGCGGAGTCTGGAGAAGCACGAGCAGCTGGAGAATGAAAATTCCAGGAAGGCTTATTACCGGGAGTTCAAAAAG gtGGTAGAGGCGGCAGATGTCATATTAGAAGTGCTGGATGCCAGGGATCCTTTGGGTTGCCGTTGCCCCCAAGTGGAGCAGGCTGTAGTACAGTCTGGCACAGAGAAGAAGTTGGTGCTAGTCCTAAATAAAATAG ATCTCGTCCCTAAACCTGTCGTGGAGAAGTGGTTGAAGTATCTCAGGAATGAGTTCCCTACAGTGGCCTTCAAAGCCTCCACACAACAGCAGAACAAGAATTTG CAACAGAGCAGAGTGCCAGTCAAGCAGGCATCTGAGGATCTGCTGAGCACTGGAGCCTGCATTGGAGCTGATTCTCTAATGAAACTCCTGGGCAATTACTGTCGGAACAAGGACATCAAGACCTCTATAAGTGTGGGAGTTGTAG GGTTTCCGAATGTGGGAAAGAGCAGTTTGATTAACAGTCTGAAGAGAGCAAGAGCCTGTAATGTGGGTGCCACTCCGGGGGTAACCAA ATGCCTGCAGGAGGTTCACCTGGACAAACATATCAAACTGCTAGACTGTCCAGGTATCGTCATGGCTACCACAACGTCTGATGCTGCCGTGATTCTACGCAACTGTGTAAAGATCGAACAGCTTGTAGATCCGGTGGGCCCAGTGGAAGCCATATTGAGACGGTGCAACAAGGACCAG ATCATTCAACATTACAAAGTGAGCAATTTTCGAGATACACTGGAGTTCCTGGCCATGCTGGCTAAACGGCAGGGTAAGCTGAAAAAGGGTGGCACACCGGATCATGAGAAGGCTGCTAAGTCCGTCCTTACAGATTGGGTGAG TGGTAAAATCAGTTACTTCACACATCCTCCGGAGACCCACACAATGCCTACACACATCAGTGCGGAGATTGTTACAGAAATGGGGAAGGCATTTGATTTTGAGGCCTTGGAGATGGACAACCATGAGTCTTTGTCAA AGGTTCAGTCAGCCCCGCAGGGCATTGTTATGGAGGTCTGTGGACTCACAGCTGGTGTCGAAGAAGAGGTGGAGGATGTTGAACTGGATGAGTCAAGTGGTGAGGATGAAAAACCAACTGATTCCATGGAACAGGACATTGATACAGAG TTTGGTCCCATGACTGTGGAAATCAAAGCCCAAAAAAGCAAAGTCCAGCCAGAAACAGAACAAGTGGTTCCCAAAGCCCCAAATCTAAAGGAGATTCAAGCTATTGACCCTCTGCAGCAAGGACAGGCCCTGCTCGCCGCAAGCAAGAAGAGGAAAAAGATGCAAAAGCGAGCAA acaaaattgcaacaaaactgtCCGATTCATTAACGCTAGCAATGAATTTTTCACTGAGCGATGACTGA